The proteins below come from a single Cottoperca gobio chromosome 11, fCotGob3.1, whole genome shotgun sequence genomic window:
- the LOC115016071 gene encoding paraneoplastic antigen Ma6E-like has product MACITGLEADIALTDGPKMETKQRKELFNTPVDAAAGPLQIPAVPLLPLETPAFHKVAEEAGQEAGEETDLETAKWAGPVKQAGQDAGGAAQEAGGEAGQDAGGAAQEAGMESEYRGAAGEQLGPRGAAGEQLGSRGAAGGQLGSVEAAGRWPGSAEAAGRRPGSAEATGRRPGSGEAAGRRMGSAEASGRRPGSAEASGRRPGSAETADAARHQERGSAEVWQQERGSVAARQQEHGSVATWQQEWKADAARQQEREAVTARQQNPEQKQSQLTEEDSVFFNL; this is encoded by the exons ATGGCCTGTATAACAGGACTTGAGGCTGATATCGCTCTCACTGATGGACCAAAGATGGAGACCAAGCAGAGGAAGGAACTGTTTAAC ACCCCAGTTGAtgctgctgccggacctctgcagatCCCAGCTGTCCCCCTgctgcctctcgagaccccagctttccacaaagtagct GAGGAGGCGGGGCAGGAGGCTGGGGAAGAGACCGATCTGGAGACCGCGAAGTGGGCTGGGCCGGTGAAGCAGGCTGGacaggatgcgggcggagccgctcaggaggccggtggggaggccgggcaggatgcgggcggagccgctcaggaggctggCATGGAGTCCGAGtatcgaggggcagctggggaacagctagGGCCTCGAGgagcagctggggaacagctgggatctcgaggggcagctgggggaCAGCTAGGGTCTGTAGAGGCGGCAGGGAGATGGCCGGgatctgcagaggcggcagggagacggcCAGGGTCTGCAGAGGCGACAGGGAGACGGCCAGGGTCTGGAGAGGCGGCAGGAAGACGAatggggtctgcagaggcgtcAGGGAGACGGCCAGGGTCTGCAGAGGCGTcagggagacggccggggtctgcagagacGGCTGACGCGGCTCGACACCAGGaacgggggtctgcggaggtctggcagcaggaacgggggtctgtcgcggcccggcagcaggaacatggGTCTGTCGCAACCTGGCAGCAGGAATGGAAGGCTGACGCGGCCCGACAGCAGGAACGGGAGGCTGTtacggcccggcagcagaatcCGGAACAGAAACAG AGCCAGTTAACAGAAGAGGATTCTGTTTTCTTCAACCTATGA